From the Manihot esculenta cultivar AM560-2 chromosome 14, M.esculenta_v8, whole genome shotgun sequence genome, the window CATGCCATGTTCAAGCATCGAGAttgcaaatattttttaaaaattcaaattcaatctCAAATCATGCTCAGAATCATGGTATGCTTTACAAGGTGAGAACTGACTCAATTTCCACCAAAAAGAGAGGAGGAGATTGTTTATCTTCATTTACTCAATATGCTTATAAGAAAGTCACTCATTTTACAGTATCTctggaaattaattaataaaaataataacttaaCAAGGCACAAAGAACCATTATTAAGCAACAGCGTTTTCCTACCCAAGTTCTGCACTTCCGCAGGCTGAGAACCTGATATCTCTTCAACTTCTACTGTTGCAAAAGGCAACGAATGAACAGATCTGCTACACAAAGAAACAAAaagctattaaaatttaatttccagATGAAACAGTTAGACAGGAGCAAAAACACCATAATATTTATTCGCGATCCCTCATCAAAACAAAGAATCTTTTAACAAGCTATCAGATTAAATCAAAACCAGGTGCAGCTTCTGCAAGATAagaaaaatggaaaagaaaaaaaaaaaaagcgatGCCTTGAAAGGGTGAACGAACTGAGCCAACTTATGCCCTTCTGGGTAGCTCTGGCTCTCATTACTCTGAAACCCCCAAATCTATGCATGGTAATGACTGGTGATTGAAGGTTAATCTCAATTCTCCACCGCTATCACTTTCAAGCAAGAAAAGAATTAAGAAACTCTTCTCcctcacttttatatatatgctGACTGCCTTCTGGTACGTTCCCTAGATGTTGCGGTTCTCACATCCCAATAACACTGCTAAGAGATATATATGCTGCTCTGTTACTCATGCAATCAAAATTATTGAGCTTTGGCacagaaaaatcaaaattactGAGCGCTCCTTATAttccataattaaaaaaaaagggaaaaaaaattgattttgggTGTgataagataatttaatttattagggAGATCCAGCAGTGACGTGGAATGCTGAATTTAGCGATTTGATTGATGCAATTATATGACATTATTTTACTGTATCTTTCTTGCTTCTGTTTTGtttgtatttttctttattgCGGATTTGGCCATTGCTACTTCATTTGGGTTCATCACCTGAGTTTTATAGATATTCTTGATTTTTTTCCTTTGAGTTGGAGATGCTTGGCAGTTTGGTGGTTTTTCTGTCAATAAATGGCTGTCCTTCACTATGTAACAGATATGTTCCTTGGGTGTGCTCCCTCTTGAAGCCTCAACGTTTCTTTCCAGTGATGGTGCTTGCCTCTGTTGCCCTCTTCCCCATGGTAGTTGCTTAGCTTGAGCTTTGGGCCACGAGCCTCTTCAATCTTTGTCTTTCTTTTGGATCTCCACTACAACTTTATAATAGGCTCAGCCCTATACTTATTATTTTAGGTTTCGACCCAACATCTTTGTAATGGATTTCGGCCACCTTTTATCATTGAATATATCTTTgacaaaaaaagaattaaagccGAGCTATAAAGATTTCTGGCTCTATTTTTCAGGCTTTATTAAGTaggataatttataatataatctatatgtttaacaaaatttataatttagtttttttagttaatatcattttttttattgtaattacaatatttttttatcaattaaaatttaatatttttaaattatttcaatcgtaccatatcataagttatatttttaaaaacttataaaatttttatgttgttCGCCACATTAATACCACATCAACATACTATacaagataaaatatttaaaaatttaaaataaaattgtaataaaattaaaagcgtaaatttttttataaattatttattttgtttttttttttaaattcactctaaatattagtataaaaTGATGGGTTAATATTATACTTGAGagttaaaagataaattaaaaaaatttttaaattttattttattatttttaatatttttaaattaaattatgttaaatattattttaaattattttttaatatttcataactaatatatttaacaaaattatGTTCTTAATGACAGTTTTAAAAGTGATGTTAAATAATAAGAATATTAGacagatttaaaaaaattaattgataataattttagttaaaataaaataaagataaattattattgttataaaattattgataaaaattaataaaaaataataataataacaaattttaaatatatttaatagtaaaaaggagtaacattataaatttttataaattttatgaatttttaactATATAAATAATGTAGGTTCATttggttaaaaataaaataaatataatttaattaataaaaatataaaataaaattataataaaaatacactacataatttttaatgattaattctaaattttatttatttgtcatGGTGACATGACTTTAATAACATgacattaatatataattttattaaatttttaatggtataaatataattaaactaattttaaaaaattaaattttaattgataaaaaatatattacataattacacaaaattaaaaatataattttttttgttgaaatacttttaatttttaaattttaattttattaataaaatagtgcttctattaaattcattattaattaaaaaaattaattcaaattaaaataattaaattatcataaatattaaaattataaagacttaattattataaatttttaaaattaaatagtctaaattattataaaaaataaaatttaaaaaaataaattattatactcTGACGATCAAGTTTAATAgaatagtaattttattaacgagatagaaattttaaaaattaaatattttcttattaggaaaaattgtgaattttattaaatactaagggTCTGAGAGCATTTGTTATGTACATTGTCCATAGAGGCTTTTTCCGTTACAataattatacatatatttataGGAAAAGAAATTtggataattattattataactgaatattttattagtaaattttaaaaataattaaacaaaagtttataaattaatctttgTATAATaatgcataaaaaaaaaaaagaaaacgaaTCATTCACTTTTTTCAAGCCTAGTAAATTATATATACACGAGTACTCGAGAGTATAAAGtaaaaatttttgtaaattaaattaaatttttataaaatcttttaattttaaataagaggTTAATTATTATATGGGTTATTGAAtcgatataataaattaattataatttaaaaattttagttatttatatatattaaataattttaaatataaaattaaaattattttatatataaaattaaatgcatTAGTGTATATAGCTTCTATACATATTGTGTCTCTATTTAATTCTTTAttcaatttcttaaattttatcacaataataaatttaaatttcaataacactttttaatattatttctaTACAATGCTAGTGTAGTAAGTAATATtaacataatatttttaaaatttaaaatggcataatatataaataatataatatattagtgCTGTaacttaatataaatattttatcaattattttatatatatagtttaccgattttttaaatacatatatattattatagataatttttattaacagcaaattttgaattttttaataatataaaaatatattaatagtacaaattaattattataaaattacaccagaattaaatttttctttaaaattaaaaacttttaagcAAAaacgattcaattttttttattctaaataagaGAGTtgttaaaaaatgaattaattaaattaaattattacaaaatttTTGATACTAAATTAATGggataataaataatgcaaaaGTCTTTCATAATCAGATGGAAAATGAATTAAATCTTTAGAAAAatgacttttattttttaaaacgtatttttttttaatttaataattttattaatatcattaaatttttttatgaattttattagcacaattttattttttaatattacaattaaataataaaaaatattttcctacaatatataaaatttatttatgaaacaAACGGGAGCTTAAattaatgcaaaaaaaaaaaaagcattttgAATTATAAgtcttaataatatataaaaataagcaAAATAATTCCACACATTTTAACTTGGATATGTATATTCTGGTCTATGTTAAGACAAAGGTGGAGATTGAATCCTGGTCAAAGAAAACACAAATCTAATTAAGACAATTTTttgaattaagaaaaaaattaaaggtaTAATATGTATTTGTTTTTCAAAGAATTTTCAATGcacgaaataaaataaatagacaaaTCCATACCTACACGTTACAATTGCTACAGATCCACACTCTACCAATCAATCCGTGCAAATACGTTAAGATATGGACCAATAAATAACATCCATTCTCCAATTATTTACCATATTCGGAACAATTCCATGAATATTTTGTTtacaaatataaaactttattattgaatttataaattttgtataaataaatagttttattcttaaatgtaattaatttaaataattctttaacaatttaaaaatattgctttattacattattttaaaaaatatatatataatatatgcaTATATACTTACGatcatattatatttataatcaatATAATATGctttttatgaaattataattttataaaataaaatattttttattaaaatataataaaatagtaaaattttaattttaactaaataccGTTTAAATTAGTAACTCTAGTCATATGAGGTAACACGAACCTTGGCCACATCTTTGACCATCAATCAATGTCTTTGTGACTTTCGTAATACGAAACTTCGGGTCTGCTAACCCTAATAGGAAGGGGTTTGAACATTGCGGCTTGAACctctccatttttttttattattatttttttagatttccTCTTAATATTCGTTGAATTTCATTTCTTGAAACTGtcttaattagtttaatattaaaagtatgCAAACGACTGTTTTCTTTAGTGCAATTGGGCTgtgagtttgaattttttttaaagcgaGTCAAATACTGCATGCTTTCTCTATGTATAACAACAGAAGTCTTTATATATTTAGATGTCTGTGAAAGAAAAAGTAAGAAGAGAATAAAGGGTCATATATGGAGGATGTCATGGGAAGATCTGGTCATGGAGCTCTGCTCAAGGAAGATAAACCAGCTGGTGATGATGATCATCATCATGAAGGTGCCTGCAAAGAAGAGGCCACTGCTAAGGtaataataacaacaacaacaaaacaaagagagcttgtttattGCTGATCAAGATCGGTTTTGGTGACTTCAAAGGAGGaaaaaagaagataaaaattttaaaagatataaaTATAAGTAGATTTTACTGCTGAAGATCTTGATttattgctatatttttatatgtaattgCTTCTTATCTCCAATAAAATGGAATTAATATAATCCACatgtagagtttttttttttttttttatcccaaATTgtttatatctatatataaataattcacTTGCTCATCTTTGCTGTATATATGTACATACATGTATGGGAAATCATCTTTATACATGATAAAGATTTAAACTTGACCAAGCAAGTAAtagatatataattataaaaagctGATTATCATCTTTAATAGTGATTAGATCTGCAACCACCATGAATTTCTTATCTTCAAGTTGTTGGAACTTGGAAGTTCATTTGATATGTATAGATGTGGAAACCAATTAATGTATGGAAAATTCCAAAAATGAATATGATGTGCCAGAATATAGCTATAGTCAAATTGCAGCAGGACATGGCGCATCAACATCTGCGAAATGTCTTCTCCTTTGCTCAAGAAAAAGATTGGGTGGGATAAGAGAACACCCACCAAACAAACAGTGATCAGAACTACTTCAAAACAGCAATCATGAATTATCAGGTCTAAAAGTCATATTAATTGACTTGGCCGTCtacaagttaatttttttactctCAAAACCTTTGATAATTAGtaggattcttttttttttcttggactACTTTACTTGTGCTAATTATTACAAACTGCCAATCATGAAGATCATTTTCAGACGCAAGATTGAATTTGATTAGTTGTTATTATTTTGTCTAATCCTTTGTTTATTTGCACAAATCCAAAGATTTTTGCATCTAATTATATTACTGTTTGCATTTTGGCTTAATATATGGACTGGTCTGGAAGGGAGAGGATCCAAAGAGCATTCTTTCATacatagtttatttatttattatcttcTTAACATTCCTTGAACTTTGCTtatcgaaaaaaaaaaacttcctgAATTTTGATACTTAAACAGGTAATTCCTGCAAAGGATAAGAATGAAAGATCCACCACGGAAACTGATTCAAAGGCATCATCTTCTATGCAAAAGGAACAAGTAAAGAGCTAATTTGCttgatgtttttattttatataaagcaTATCAACTTGATAATCGTGGATCTGGATGGAATTCTCTTTTTTGGTTTTCTTTGATTTggtttttatttcttaatttgaACTAGCAATACCTCTTTGACTCTATCATTTAATAATTATTGTCTTATAATATATGTAGCTGGAGTAATTTATTTTTCCCTCATTTGCATATTAATACGCAGGATAGTTCGCTTAAAGCAGTTAGAGCTGAAATGGGAGAGgtgagagaagaaaataaaaggcTGAAAATGCACTTGGGTCAAATGATGAAGGACTACCAAGCCCTTCATATGAAATTCTATGACATTATCCAACAAGATGAAACAAAGAAATCTACCTCTACAGTTGATAACAGTCATCAAGCATTTGAAGAACCCGAGCTTGTTTCCCTTAGCCTAGGGAGATTTTCAAGTGAATCTAAAAATGATGGAAAAAGCAAAACTTACAGCCATGGGAAAGATGAAGAAGATGAGAAAGCTAATAATGAAGGTGATTTGTCTCTTCGACTAGACTGCAAGTTTGAAGTGTCCAAATTTCGTAATGCGAATGAAACTTTGCCGAATCCAAGTAGCCCTGTGAACATTTTTAAAGATAAACCAAAGGAAGAAGTTGAGGAAACTTGGCCGCCACCTAAGGTTCTTAAGACAATGCCAAGTGGAGGAGAAGACGAAGTTGCGCAACAATGCCCTCTCAAGAAAGCTAGGGTTTATGTGAGAATGAGATGTGATACCCCTACGGTGAGTATGATAATCAATCCAAAAAGGCTTAAGTTTGACCTTATTACGTCCATGAACTAAGCATCGTTGTTTATACCGTCAGATGAATGATGGCTGCCAATGGAGGAAATATGGACAGAAAATTGCTAAAGGAAACCCATGTCCACGAGCATACTATCGTTGCACTCTTGCATCATCTTGCCCAGTAAGAAAACAGGTATGGCAATTAGTCCACTCTTTAATTTTTTGGATTTTTAAGCCATATATATATACTAGCAAACAACGACCATGTAAGTTATATCTCTCACCGATTAATGCTTTATATGATGAACGTACATTTTAGGTTCAAAGATGTGCTGAAGATATGTCTATTTTAATCACTAGCTATGAAGGAACGCACAACCACCCACTTCCTCTTTCAGCCACGTTTATGGCATCCACCACTTCCTCTGCTGCTTCAATGCTGTTGTCTGGGTCATTATCATCCAGCTTTCGAACCAACCCCAACCCATCAGCCACCTCCAGCTCTACTTCTGCTGACCTTCATGGACTAAACTTTTATCTGGCAAAAGACTCGAATTCAAATCAATTCTACTTGCACAATTCTTCACTTTCAGCTTCACCTTCGCACTCAACGATCACTATTGACCTAACTTCAAACCCCTCTTCATCTCAATTCAATAGGTTTAATTCAAGCTATGCTCCAAACCCAAAATTTGCTCCCGCTAGTCTTAACTTCAGCTCTTCTGAATCAAATGTGATACCCTGGGGTAACGGTCTTCTCATCCATGGTAGTACATCTCAACTCTATAGCAGGAACCAACTTGGAAAGTTAAACCTTGGTGGTAGACCACCAATGGAACATAGCCTTTTTCAACCATACATGCAGCAGAAAACCCCAGTTACTAGTCAGCAGCCATTACCAGATACTATAGCCGCCGCAACCAAGGCAATTACAACAGATCCAAGTTTTCAATCAGCTTTAGTAGCTGCCCTCAAATCCATCATTGGCAACGAGAGTGGCAGTGACAATGGCGGCAGTAGTGATGGTGCAAGTATGGGCGGAGGGGATCACTTAGCCCAGAAGTTGAAGTGGGGAGAGCACTTTCCTTTGGCTAGTGGTTACTTACACTTATCATCACCAACGCCTAAAGGTAATAAAATTGCATGTACAACAAGCTACTTAAACAAAACGACTTCAGCAAATTCTCAACCTGAAAGTATGTTTCTGCCAACTTCATTGCCTTTCCCTTCCCCTAAGAGCGCGTCTGCATTTCCTGGGGACGACAGGGACCACTCCAATTAATACTTtaatttgtgatttttttttttttcatttttctcagTCTCTTCtatatatattgttggttttaAGTTTTAACATAAGAAGGTTGAACATTTTAAATCTTGATTTTAATATGGATGCTgggttttataattaatatgagACGGTTATTAATATTTTGTCCTCAATTACCAATTTTCACTTTATGTTTGGCTAAAAGGTTTCTtgagattgagaaaaataattcaGCATCCtaattttttgtattatatATCATCCATAGTTTTGCATAATTAATAATCCGATGGACGTATGCAAATTttcaacaaataaaattttaaatattaattattcttataaataaaactaaatttcgTTATAATAATATTTCCCATTTTCAGTTCTCTTCTAAAcccattttctttcttctttttgaaCTATTTTCTAAGTTCATCTTTCAGTTTTATGCTTTCACGTTTATATCAACACACAATTGACAGATTTTCTACAATATTATACCCAAAGGTTTTTGAAATTTCGGGGGAAAAAAGACCAAAAAGATATGCAATCATTTGTAACAAAAGCTTCCAGGGGATGTAGCTCAAATGGTAGAGCGCTCGCTTTGCATGCGAGAGGTACAGGGTTCGATCCCCTGCATCTCCATTTGGTTTTATTTTGAAACCACCAAAAATCAGTGCCCCAAACGCCCAacatttattttgttttgataCATTTAGAGTACCAAATTATCTCTCAGGCTCTAGAATCCAGATCAATGACGGAATCAGAGACTCTACTCTGGATTACGCTCATGATCGTTGAGAATTTACCATTACCCTAATAAACAATGATGATAAATGATAATAGTGCATGACACTCTGAATACagtacaatatatatatatatatctcttTTTTGGCTTTATTCTGTATTGATATGTAGCATGGACGAAGACAAAGTTACATAAGGATAAGAAGGAATATAGTATATGTCATGTACATCTCCGCAAGTCTCCCTCTCACATGTTGTATTCCTCACTATGGGATATGGTATCATATCTCTCATCAGTAACATCACATTCAAAAGCAAaacaaatcatcaataacatcacaTTCAACAGCAAgacaattagattttttttatatgtgcaATTGCATGATTgttgaaagaaaacaaaaagattTATGAAAAAGAGACAAACTTGCTTAAGTATGAAGTGATAAAATTTAGATTTCTTTCTATtagtatataaaatataaataacagagtgttgtgaaaaatatttaaaataaaataatattatccaTCGTATTTACGCATTTATACATGTATATTGAATAAACTTTGTTTAATTgatataaagatttttttttcctttaattgaGGAGCAcattataaataattgaaaaaataattataaata encodes:
- the LOC110599706 gene encoding WRKY transcription factor 72A; amino-acid sequence: MEDVMGRSGHGALLKEDKPAGDDDHHHEGACKEEATAKVIPAKDKNERSTTETDSKASSSMQKEQDSSLKAVRAEMGEVREENKRLKMHLGQMMKDYQALHMKFYDIIQQDETKKSTSTVDNSHQAFEEPELVSLSLGRFSSESKNDGKSKTYSHGKDEEDEKANNEGDLSLRLDCKFEVSKFRNANETLPNPSSPVNIFKDKPKEEVEETWPPPKVLKTMPSGGEDEVAQQCPLKKARVYVRMRCDTPTMNDGCQWRKYGQKIAKGNPCPRAYYRCTLASSCPVRKQVQRCAEDMSILITSYEGTHNHPLPLSATFMASTTSSAASMLLSGSLSSSFRTNPNPSATSSSTSADLHGLNFYLAKDSNSNQFYLHNSSLSASPSHSTITIDLTSNPSSSQFNRFNSSYAPNPKFAPASLNFSSSESNVIPWGNGLLIHGSTSQLYSRNQLGKLNLGGRPPMEHSLFQPYMQQKTPVTSQQPLPDTIAAATKAITTDPSFQSALVAALKSIIGNESGSDNGGSSDGASMGGGDHLAQKLKWGEHFPLASGYLHLSSPTPKGNKIACTTSYLNKTTSANSQPESMFLPTSLPFPSPKSASAFPGDDRDHSN